In Salinibacterium sp. ZJ70, one DNA window encodes the following:
- a CDS encoding site-specific DNA-methyltransferase — MPADTIWTPDAWHAHSPDTVVWGDNLEVVRSLPSGSFRVIYLDPPFNTGRTQKHRAVDTIRDPEGAKHGFGGNRYRTVVRTLYGYDDRFEDYWGFLEPRLAEAWRLLDERGTLYLHLDYREAHYAKVALDALFGRECFLNELIWAYDFGGKTNKRWPAKHDTILVYVKDPELYHFDNAEVDREPYMAPGLVTPEKVERGKLPTDVWWHTIVATGGAERTGYPTQKPEGIIRRMVAASSEKGDAVLDMFAGSGTMGAVARDLERRFLLIDANLAAVEVMRSRLPHARILETPIETDAADADDADDADDIGASEIAAAI, encoded by the coding sequence ATGCCCGCCGACACGATCTGGACTCCGGATGCGTGGCACGCGCACAGCCCCGACACCGTCGTGTGGGGTGACAATCTCGAGGTCGTCCGCAGCCTGCCGAGCGGCAGCTTCCGCGTCATCTACCTCGATCCGCCCTTCAACACCGGGCGCACCCAGAAGCACCGCGCGGTCGACACCATCCGCGACCCGGAGGGCGCCAAGCACGGCTTCGGCGGCAACCGCTACCGCACCGTCGTGCGCACCCTCTACGGCTACGACGACCGCTTCGAGGACTACTGGGGCTTCCTCGAACCGCGGCTCGCCGAGGCGTGGCGGCTGCTCGACGAGCGCGGCACCCTCTACCTGCACCTCGACTACCGCGAGGCGCACTACGCCAAGGTGGCGCTCGACGCCCTGTTCGGGCGCGAGTGCTTCCTCAACGAGCTCATCTGGGCGTACGACTTCGGCGGCAAGACCAACAAGCGCTGGCCGGCCAAACACGACACGATCCTCGTCTACGTGAAGGATCCGGAGCTCTACCACTTCGACAACGCCGAGGTGGATCGCGAGCCCTACATGGCACCGGGGCTCGTCACCCCCGAGAAGGTGGAGCGCGGCAAGCTGCCGACCGACGTCTGGTGGCACACGATCGTCGCCACGGGCGGCGCCGAGCGCACCGGCTACCCCACCCAGAAGCCCGAGGGCATCATCCGTCGCATGGTCGCCGCGTCGAGCGAGAAGGGCGACGCCGTGCTCGACATGTTCGCCGGATCCGGCACCATGGGTGCGGTCGCGCGCGACCTCGAGCGGCGATTCCTGCTCATCGACGCCAACCTCGCCGCGGTCGAGGTGATGCGCTCCCGACTGCCGCATGCGCGCATCCTCGAGACGCCGATCGAGACGGACGCGGCGGATGCAGACGACGCGGACGACGCGGACGACATCGGCGCATCGGAGATCGCCGCCGCCATATAG
- a CDS encoding TrmH family RNA methyltransferase, producing MDNESDRAPVGVGPWPGGRGAWPVDERYDPELLENGDARNVVDQYRYWRLDAIVADLDARRHPFHVAIENWQHDLNIGSIVRTANAFLADAVHIIGNRRWNRRGAMVTDRYQHVIHHPTIEDFTAWAQGEGLMIIAVDNLDGAVPVDAFAMPERCVLLFGQEGPGLTDAALAAADAHVEIRQFGSTRSINAAAAAAIVMHEWVRQRVPAN from the coding sequence GTGGACAACGAGTCGGATCGCGCACCCGTCGGCGTGGGGCCCTGGCCGGGCGGGCGTGGTGCCTGGCCGGTCGATGAGCGCTACGACCCCGAGCTGCTCGAGAACGGCGATGCGCGCAACGTCGTCGACCAGTACCGGTACTGGCGACTCGACGCGATCGTCGCCGACCTCGACGCGCGTCGGCACCCCTTCCACGTCGCGATCGAGAACTGGCAGCACGACCTCAACATCGGCTCCATCGTCCGCACCGCCAACGCCTTCCTCGCCGACGCCGTGCACATCATCGGCAACCGCCGGTGGAACCGCCGCGGCGCGATGGTCACCGACCGCTACCAGCACGTCATCCACCACCCGACGATCGAGGACTTCACCGCGTGGGCGCAGGGCGAAGGGCTCATGATCATCGCGGTCGACAACCTCGACGGGGCCGTGCCCGTCGACGCCTTCGCGATGCCCGAGCGGTGTGTGCTGCTCTTCGGCCAGGAGGGCCCAGGGCTCACGGATGCGGCGCTCGCCGCCGCCGACGCGCACGTCGAGATCCGTCAGTTCGGGTCGACGCGGAGCATCAACGCGGCGGCCGCGGCGGCCATCGTGATGCACGAATGGGTGCGGCAGCGGGTCCCCGCGAACTGA
- a CDS encoding adenylosuccinate synthase, which produces MPAVVLIGAQWGDEGKGKATDLLGDRVDYVVKFNGGNNAGHTVVIGDQKYALHLLPSGILSPGVTPVIANGVVVDIEVLFSELEALSARGVDVSKLLVSANAHVITQYHRTIDKVTERFLGKRQIGTTGRGIGPAYADKINRVGIRMQDLFDENILRQKVEGALDVKNHLLVKVYNRRAITADSVVEDLLSYVDRLRPMVADTALELNRALDAGKTVLFEGGQATMLDVDHGTYPFVTSSNATSGGAATGSGVAPNRFDRVIAVVKAYTTRVGAGPFPTELFDESGEFLRSAGFEFGTTTGRPRRCGWYDAPIARYSARINGVTDFVLTKLDVLTGLETIPVCVAYDVDGVRFDEVPVNQSDFHHAKPIYEEFPGWSEDITGVRRFEDLPKNAQDYVLAVEAMSGSRISAIGVGPGRDAIVVRHDLLD; this is translated from the coding sequence ATGCCCGCAGTCGTTCTCATCGGCGCCCAATGGGGCGATGAAGGCAAGGGCAAGGCGACCGACCTGCTCGGCGACCGCGTCGACTACGTCGTCAAGTTCAATGGCGGCAACAACGCCGGCCACACCGTCGTCATCGGCGACCAGAAGTACGCGCTGCACCTGCTGCCGTCGGGCATCCTGAGCCCCGGTGTGACGCCCGTCATCGCCAACGGCGTCGTCGTCGACATCGAGGTGCTCTTCAGCGAGCTCGAGGCGCTCAGCGCCCGCGGCGTCGACGTCTCCAAGCTCCTCGTCTCGGCGAACGCCCACGTCATCACGCAGTACCACCGCACGATCGACAAGGTCACCGAGCGCTTCCTCGGCAAGCGTCAGATCGGCACCACCGGCCGCGGCATCGGCCCCGCCTACGCCGACAAGATCAACCGCGTCGGCATCCGGATGCAGGACCTCTTCGACGAGAACATCCTGCGTCAGAAGGTCGAGGGCGCCCTCGACGTCAAGAACCACCTGCTCGTCAAGGTCTACAACCGTCGCGCCATCACGGCCGACTCGGTCGTCGAGGACCTGCTGAGCTACGTCGACCGCCTGCGGCCGATGGTCGCCGACACCGCGCTCGAGCTCAACCGCGCGCTCGACGCTGGCAAGACGGTGCTCTTCGAGGGCGGCCAGGCCACGATGCTCGACGTCGACCACGGCACCTACCCGTTCGTCACGTCGTCGAATGCCACCTCCGGCGGCGCTGCCACCGGATCCGGTGTCGCCCCCAACCGCTTCGACCGCGTGATCGCCGTCGTCAAGGCGTACACGACGCGCGTCGGCGCGGGTCCGTTCCCCACGGAGCTCTTCGACGAGAGCGGCGAGTTCCTGCGCTCGGCTGGCTTCGAGTTCGGCACCACCACGGGTCGCCCCCGCCGCTGCGGCTGGTACGACGCCCCCATCGCGCGCTACTCGGCGCGCATCAACGGCGTCACCGACTTCGTGCTCACGAAGCTCGACGTGCTCACCGGCCTCGAGACGATCCCCGTGTGCGTCGCGTACGACGTCGACGGCGTCCGCTTCGACGAGGTGCCCGTCAACCAGTCCGACTTCCACCACGCGAAGCCCATCTACGAGGAGTTCCCCGGATGGTCGGAGGACATCACGGGTGTGCGCCGCTTCGAGGATCTGCCGAAGAACGCGCAGGACTACGTGCTCGCCGTGGAGGCGATGTCGGGTTCGCGCATCTCGGCTATCGGCGTCGGCCCCGGCCGCGACGCGATCGTCGTGCGTCACGACCTGCTCGACTGA
- a CDS encoding cation acetate symporter yields the protein MNPLLGYGSIAAVTIATVLIGFYGVRLSRTTSDFYVASRTVRPWLNASAIGGEYLSAASVLGIAGLVLLQGEAALWFPIGYTAGYLMLLLFVAAPLRRSGAYTVPDFTEARLESRAVRRVTSVLVILIGWLYIVPQLQGAALTIGITTGLPRWTGAVAVAVIVGVVVAAGGMRSITFVQAFQYWLKLTAVAAPVVFIMLLQPGAELDARAVADAFPPFAVSDPESIYRTVSLMVALLLGTLGLPHVLVRFYTNPDGRAARRTTLIVLGLLSVFYLFPVAIGMLGRVFLPELAAGDPDALVLLLPRAVLPSPLAEAVTALVIAGAFGAFLSTSSGLVVSLAGVVSQELFAGSVRGFRIAALGSVLVPLAIAGITESAGLAGSVGLVFAFTASTLCPALVLGIWWRGLTARGAVAGMLTGAVACGGAILFGWAVPADTMAAHLLAQPAAWSVPLAALVMVLVSRADRGRAPRGVERFLARIHVPER from the coding sequence ATGAACCCGCTGCTCGGCTACGGCTCGATCGCCGCCGTGACGATCGCGACCGTGCTCATCGGCTTCTACGGGGTGCGCCTGTCGCGCACCACGAGCGACTTCTACGTGGCGAGCCGCACCGTGCGTCCGTGGCTCAACGCCTCCGCGATCGGCGGCGAGTACCTGTCGGCGGCGAGCGTGCTGGGCATCGCCGGGCTCGTGCTGCTGCAGGGCGAGGCGGCGCTGTGGTTCCCCATCGGCTACACCGCCGGGTATCTCATGCTGCTGCTGTTCGTGGCGGCACCGCTGCGGCGATCGGGTGCGTACACGGTGCCGGACTTCACCGAGGCTCGGCTCGAATCCCGTGCGGTGCGCCGCGTCACCTCGGTGCTCGTGATCCTCATCGGGTGGCTGTACATCGTGCCGCAGCTGCAGGGGGCAGCCCTCACCATCGGCATCACGACGGGGCTGCCGCGCTGGACGGGCGCGGTCGCCGTCGCGGTCATCGTGGGCGTCGTGGTGGCCGCGGGCGGCATGCGCTCCATCACCTTCGTGCAGGCGTTCCAGTACTGGCTGAAGCTCACGGCGGTGGCCGCGCCGGTCGTGTTCATCATGCTGCTGCAGCCGGGCGCGGAGCTGGATGCCCGCGCCGTCGCCGACGCGTTCCCGCCGTTCGCGGTGTCGGATCCGGAATCGATCTACCGGACCGTCTCGCTCATGGTCGCGCTGCTGCTCGGCACCCTCGGCCTGCCGCATGTTCTCGTGCGGTTCTACACGAACCCCGACGGCCGCGCGGCCAGGCGCACGACCCTCATCGTGTTGGGACTGCTGAGCGTCTTCTACCTGTTCCCGGTCGCGATCGGGATGCTCGGGCGTGTCTTCCTGCCGGAGCTCGCTGCGGGCGATCCGGATGCGCTCGTGCTGCTGCTGCCGCGCGCGGTGCTGCCGTCGCCGCTCGCGGAGGCCGTGACGGCACTCGTGATCGCGGGCGCGTTCGGCGCGTTCCTGTCGACGAGTTCCGGGCTCGTCGTCTCGCTCGCGGGCGTCGTGTCGCAGGAGCTCTTCGCGGGCTCGGTGCGCGGGTTCCGGATCGCCGCACTCGGCTCGGTGCTCGTGCCGCTCGCGATCGCGGGCATCACCGAGTCGGCGGGGCTCGCCGGATCCGTGGGGCTCGTCTTCGCGTTCACAGCGTCGACGCTCTGCCCCGCGCTCGTGCTCGGCATCTGGTGGCGTGGCCTCACCGCGCGGGGGGCCGTGGCGGGGATGCTCACAGGCGCGGTGGCGTGCGGTGGGGCGATCCTGTTCGGCTGGGCGGTGCCCGCAGACACGATGGCGGCGCACCTGCTGGCGCAGCCCGCAGCATGGTCGGTGCCGCTCGCCGCGCTCGTGATGGTGCTCGTGTCGCGCGCTGACCGCGGCCGGGCGCCGCGAGGCGTCGAGCGCTTCCTCGCCCGCATCCACGTGCCCGAGCGCTGA
- a CDS encoding LytTR family DNA-binding domain-containing protein, producing the protein MISVLIADDEPPALDELAYLLGQDPRITAIHRAASGAEAVRLLSERTVDAAFLDIHMPGLSGFDLARALTRFEKRPALVFVTADEDQALAAFEFAAVDYLLKPVRLERLTRTLDRIIDGGHTTATGSIQRPELVAVTLGGTTRMIRRDDVRYVQAQGDYARLHTEDSSYLVRIPLSDLERQWAEAGFLRVHRSYLVQLDHVSRLRGTPGSATVTIGAVELPVSRRLLPALREAIDTRRLRAGG; encoded by the coding sequence ATGATCTCGGTGCTCATCGCCGACGACGAACCGCCGGCGCTCGACGAGCTCGCGTACCTGCTCGGGCAGGATCCGCGCATCACAGCCATCCATCGGGCAGCGTCGGGGGCGGAGGCGGTGCGGCTGCTGTCGGAGCGCACCGTGGATGCGGCGTTCCTCGACATCCACATGCCGGGACTGTCGGGCTTCGACCTCGCGCGGGCGCTCACGCGCTTCGAGAAGCGCCCCGCCCTCGTGTTCGTGACCGCCGACGAAGATCAGGCGCTCGCGGCGTTCGAGTTCGCAGCCGTCGACTACCTGCTCAAACCCGTGCGGCTGGAGCGCCTCACCCGCACCCTCGACCGGATCATCGACGGCGGCCACACGACGGCGACCGGATCCATCCAGCGACCCGAGCTCGTGGCGGTGACGCTCGGCGGCACCACGCGCATGATCCGCCGCGACGACGTGCGCTACGTGCAGGCTCAGGGCGACTACGCGCGCCTCCACACCGAGGATTCGAGCTACCTGGTGCGCATCCCGCTGTCGGATCTGGAACGCCAGTGGGCTGAGGCGGGATTCCTGCGGGTGCACCGCTCGTACCTCGTGCAGCTCGACCACGTGTCGCGGCTGCGGGGCACGCCCGGCAGCGCGACGGTGACGATCGGCGCCGTCGAGCTGCCCGTCTCGCGGCGCCTTCTGCCGGCGCTGCGCGAAGCGATCGACACCCGACGACTGCGGGCGGGCGGATGA
- a CDS encoding sensor histidine kinase: protein MAESVSSGLVIAVTVALLGVAGYLVARRLARGKGELGTEAERARFTTLHLATRAAEHLRAGLDEGDTTRAARDLRAMLEVEALALVNTEALLAVDGRDELGRIAVPIALAHTASKPHLHRAVTGQGRDALDAVSAPIVRGGERAGTLVAFVRKARPGLIRAVGEAARWVSMQLELGELDASRTALAEAEVKALRAQISPHFIYNALTAIASFIHTDPAKARELVVEFADFTRYSFRRHGDFTTIAEELRSVDGYLRLERARFGERLQVTLQIAPELLATVIPFLSVQPLVENAVRHGLERKEGGGRVTITATDDGAYALITVEDDGVGIDPEFARSVLAGRAGDHVGLRNVDTRLRQVYGDSFGLVVDTAVGAGTLVSMRVPKSQPLRAGQGRLVA, encoded by the coding sequence ATGGCCGAATCGGTGTCGAGCGGGCTGGTGATCGCAGTCACCGTGGCGCTCCTCGGCGTGGCCGGATATCTGGTGGCTCGGCGTCTTGCCCGTGGCAAGGGCGAGCTGGGCACGGAGGCGGAGCGGGCGCGTTTCACCACGCTGCACCTCGCCACACGGGCCGCCGAGCACCTGCGGGCAGGCCTCGATGAGGGCGACACGACGCGTGCCGCCCGCGACCTGCGCGCGATGCTCGAGGTGGAGGCGCTCGCGCTCGTGAACACCGAGGCGCTGCTCGCGGTCGACGGACGCGATGAGCTGGGCCGCATCGCCGTGCCGATCGCGCTCGCCCACACGGCGTCGAAACCGCACCTGCATCGCGCAGTCACCGGCCAGGGCCGCGACGCGCTGGATGCCGTCTCGGCGCCGATCGTGCGGGGAGGCGAGAGGGCCGGCACGCTCGTGGCGTTCGTGCGCAAGGCGCGACCCGGCCTCATCCGGGCGGTCGGGGAGGCGGCGCGCTGGGTGTCGATGCAGCTCGAGCTCGGGGAGCTCGACGCGTCGCGGACCGCCCTCGCCGAAGCAGAGGTGAAGGCGCTGCGCGCGCAGATCAGCCCCCACTTCATCTACAACGCCCTCACCGCGATCGCCTCCTTCATCCACACCGACCCCGCGAAAGCCCGCGAGCTCGTCGTCGAATTCGCCGACTTCACCCGCTACAGCTTCCGCCGCCACGGCGACTTCACGACGATCGCCGAAGAGCTGCGCAGCGTCGACGGCTACCTGCGGCTCGAGCGGGCGCGCTTCGGCGAGCGCCTGCAGGTGACACTGCAGATCGCGCCCGAGCTGCTCGCCACGGTCATCCCGTTCCTGTCGGTGCAGCCGCTCGTCGAGAACGCGGTGCGCCACGGGCTCGAGCGCAAAGAGGGCGGCGGGCGCGTCACGATCACCGCGACGGATGACGGCGCCTACGCGCTCATCACGGTCGAAGACGACGGCGTGGGCATCGATCCGGAGTTCGCCCGCTCGGTGCTCGCCGGGCGCGCGGGAGACCACGTGGGCCTGCGCAACGTCGACACGCGCCTGCGGCAGGTGTACGGCGACTCGTTCGGTCTCGTCGTCGACACAGCCGTCGGTGCGGGCACGCTCGTGTCGATGCGCGTGCCGAAATCGCAGCCGCTGCGCGCGGGACAGGGGAGGCTGGTCGCATGA
- a CDS encoding DUF485 domain-containing protein: MGDEAPTPVAEQDVDFVAIQQSEKFQELRKRHRSFVFPVLAVALLWYLAYVLLAGYAPEFMATPVFGLVNVGLLIGLAQVVTTFAITMIYVSYANRKLDPLAEELREAATSEVRR; encoded by the coding sequence ATGGGCGACGAAGCCCCCACCCCAGTCGCAGAACAGGATGTCGACTTCGTCGCCATCCAGCAGTCCGAGAAATTCCAGGAGCTGCGCAAGCGGCACCGATCGTTCGTGTTCCCCGTGCTCGCGGTCGCGCTGCTCTGGTATCTCGCGTACGTGCTGCTCGCGGGCTACGCGCCCGAATTCATGGCGACGCCGGTCTTCGGGCTCGTCAATGTGGGACTTCTGATCGGTCTCGCGCAGGTCGTCACGACCTTCGCGATCACGATGATCTACGTCTCGTACGCCAACCGGAAGCTCGACCCCCTCGCTGAAGAGCTGCGCGAGGCCGCAACCTCGGAGGTCCGTCGATGA
- a CDS encoding cation acetate symporter — MTLPTAQMATTAPGDPWLNIAIFGAFVLVTMIIVFRASRNNKTAADYYAAGRSFSGPQNGTAIAGDYLSAASFLGICGAIAINGYDGFLYSIGFLVAWLVALLLVAELLRNTGRFTMADVLSFRLKQKPVRIAAATTTLVVCFFYLLAQMAGAGGLVSLLLGIPDKVGQGVVIAVVGALMIIYVLVGGMKGTTWVQIIKAFLLIVGAGVMTIWVLALNGFNLSTLLENAVAMAGSDDILAPGKQYGLSALTQLDFLSLGLALVLGTAALPHVLMRFYTVPTAKEARRSVVWAIWLIGIFYVFTLVLGYGAAALIGAETIKAAPGGANSAAPLLAFELGGPLLLGLISAIAFATILAVVAGLTITAAASFAHDIYASVVKKGKADATDEVKVARRTVVIIGIVAILGGIAANGQNVAFLVALAFAVAASANLPTIVYSLFWKRFNTAGALWSMYTGLGSAILLIALSPVVSGAETSMIPGADFAIWPLSNPGIVSIPLAFLAGWIATLVSKSTEDPAKQSEMEVRSLTGIGAEKASSH; from the coding sequence ATGACCCTGCCCACCGCCCAGATGGCCACCACCGCGCCCGGCGACCCCTGGCTCAACATCGCGATCTTCGGAGCCTTCGTGCTCGTGACGATGATCATCGTGTTCCGGGCCAGCCGGAACAACAAGACCGCCGCCGACTACTACGCCGCCGGCCGATCCTTCTCCGGGCCGCAGAACGGCACCGCGATCGCGGGCGACTACCTCTCCGCGGCGTCGTTCCTCGGCATCTGCGGCGCCATCGCGATCAACGGCTACGACGGGTTCCTCTACTCGATCGGCTTCCTCGTCGCCTGGCTCGTCGCTCTGCTGCTCGTCGCCGAGCTGCTGCGCAACACGGGCCGCTTCACGATGGCGGACGTGCTCTCGTTCCGTCTCAAGCAGAAGCCGGTGCGCATCGCCGCCGCGACCACGACCCTCGTGGTGTGCTTCTTCTACCTGCTCGCGCAGATGGCGGGAGCGGGCGGTCTCGTCTCGCTGCTGCTCGGGATCCCCGACAAGGTCGGTCAGGGCGTCGTCATCGCGGTCGTCGGCGCGCTCATGATCATCTACGTGCTCGTGGGTGGCATGAAGGGCACCACGTGGGTGCAGATCATCAAGGCGTTCCTGCTCATCGTGGGTGCGGGCGTCATGACGATCTGGGTGCTCGCGCTCAACGGCTTCAACCTCTCGACGCTGCTCGAGAACGCGGTCGCCATGGCCGGCAGCGACGACATCCTCGCGCCGGGCAAGCAGTACGGCCTCAGCGCGCTCACGCAGCTCGACTTCCTCTCGCTCGGCCTCGCGCTCGTGCTCGGCACCGCGGCCCTGCCGCACGTGCTGATGCGCTTCTACACGGTGCCGACGGCGAAGGAGGCGCGTCGCAGCGTCGTGTGGGCGATCTGGCTCATCGGCATCTTCTACGTGTTCACCCTCGTGCTCGGCTACGGCGCCGCCGCCCTCATCGGCGCGGAGACGATCAAGGCAGCTCCGGGCGGCGCGAACTCGGCGGCCCCGCTGCTCGCGTTCGAGCTCGGCGGGCCGCTGCTGCTGGGCCTCATCTCGGCGATCGCGTTCGCGACGATCCTCGCGGTGGTCGCGGGCCTCACGATCACGGCCGCCGCATCCTTCGCCCACGACATCTACGCGAGCGTCGTGAAGAAGGGCAAGGCGGATGCCACCGACGAGGTCAAGGTCGCGCGCCGCACCGTGGTGATCATCGGCATCGTCGCGATCCTCGGCGGCATCGCCGCGAACGGGCAGAATGTCGCGTTCCTGGTGGCGCTCGCGTTCGCGGTCGCCGCATCCGCGAACCTGCCGACGATCGTCTACTCGCTGTTCTGGAAGCGCTTCAACACGGCGGGCGCCCTGTGGTCGATGTACACGGGCCTCGGCTCGGCGATTCTCCTCATCGCGCTCTCGCCGGTCGTCTCGGGTGCTGAGACGTCGATGATCCCGGGTGCCGACTTCGCCATCTGGCCGTTGTCGAACCCCGGCATCGTGTCGATCCCGCTGGCGTTCCTCGCCGGATGGATCGCGACGCTCGTGTCGAAGTCCACGGAGGACCCGGCGAAGCAGTCCGAGATGGAGGTGCGTTCGCTCACCGGCATCGGAGCCGAGAAGGCCAGCTCCCACTGA
- a CDS encoding GNAT family N-acetyltransferase, translating to MTATSPPRVPLAGRFIRLDPFALDDVPALWRALGHPEVFAGGYGGGPAGLPADEAAFAEWAPQYFPYASGNTYVVRIASGPHAGDVVGTSTLADFEPLNGAAHIGWTAYAPWVWGTQVNVEAKLLLLGTAFDHGFGRVKLQADALNERSRAAIAKLGATFEGVARRDRPRADGTWRDTAIYSVLADEWPEVRAGLERRLAEWGDAPVSYLAS from the coding sequence GTGACCGCGACCTCACCACCACGCGTGCCCCTCGCCGGCCGGTTCATCCGCCTCGATCCGTTCGCGCTCGATGATGTGCCCGCGCTCTGGCGGGCGCTCGGGCATCCGGAGGTGTTCGCGGGCGGATACGGCGGCGGCCCCGCCGGTCTCCCCGCGGATGAGGCCGCGTTCGCCGAGTGGGCGCCGCAGTACTTCCCGTACGCGAGCGGCAACACGTATGTCGTGCGGATCGCCTCCGGACCCCACGCCGGGGATGTGGTCGGAACCTCGACCCTCGCCGACTTCGAACCCCTGAACGGGGCCGCGCACATCGGATGGACGGCCTACGCTCCCTGGGTCTGGGGTACGCAGGTCAACGTCGAGGCGAAGCTGCTCCTTCTCGGCACCGCATTCGATCACGGATTCGGTCGGGTGAAGCTTCAGGCGGATGCGCTCAACGAGCGTTCCCGTGCCGCGATCGCGAAGCTCGGCGCGACCTTCGAGGGTGTCGCGCGCCGCGATCGGCCCCGGGCTGACGGCACGTGGCGCGACACCGCGATCTACTCGGTGCTGGCCGACGAGTGGCCTGAGGTGCGGGCGGGCCTCGAGCGCCGCCTCGCCGAGTGGGGCGACGCTCCCGTCAGCTACCTCGCGAGCTGA
- a CDS encoding antitoxin — MGLDDLAKQASGLFEQNKDTIAAALKSEQAEGISDTALDAAADFANKLTGGKFAEQVDGVRDAADKAVGTE, encoded by the coding sequence ATGGGACTCGACGATCTCGCCAAGCAGGCCTCCGGCCTCTTCGAGCAGAACAAGGACACCATCGCGGCGGCGCTCAAGAGCGAACAGGCAGAGGGCATCAGCGACACCGCACTCGACGCGGCCGCCGACTTCGCCAACAAGCTCACGGGCGGCAAGTTCGCCGAGCAGGTCGACGGCGTGCGCGACGCAGCGGACAAGGCTGTCGGCACCGAATGA
- a CDS encoding MFS transporter: MENSPDKRRWLGLVVISVAVSLIIVDSTIVNVAIPAVVDDLDITSTQVQWVQESYTLVFAALLLVFGTIADRIGRRRMLILGVIIFGASSVLAALAGSGELLIASRVVQGVGGAMILPTTLSLVNANFTGRERGIAFAIWGSTIGGMAAVGPLLGGWLTTAFSWRWAFGINVPLGIIIIIGALLWVRESKAPQPGRLDLVGAALSVVLFTSFVFGLIEGRTFGWWESEKVPDFWTLGISPIPFVFALSLVALVAFIAWGLHRQKQGKSTMIAFSLFRLTSFRNGNITALLVSLGEFGIILSLPLWLQNALGYDALHVGFLLLTLAGGSFLASGAAGSMVGKVAPVWTVRMGLLSEIIGLGILAAFISLDAQWWQLGIGLAVYGFGVGLATAQLTGVILADVPIEQSGQASGTQSTSRQVGSALGIAILGTVLFGSLGASLDAKLPDSLPAETRTEIVDVVVDSAGAAIPGLEQQSPIVAQIAREAFTDAARWNAITAMGFLVVGLLATLSLGASATRRDGAATTPPETEPAASSSSSR, encoded by the coding sequence GTGGAGAATTCGCCCGACAAGCGCCGCTGGCTCGGCCTCGTCGTCATCTCTGTGGCCGTGTCGCTGATCATCGTCGACTCGACCATCGTCAACGTCGCCATCCCCGCCGTCGTCGATGATCTCGACATCACCTCCACTCAAGTGCAGTGGGTGCAGGAGTCCTACACGCTCGTCTTCGCGGCGCTGCTGCTCGTGTTCGGCACGATCGCCGACCGCATCGGCCGACGACGCATGCTCATCCTCGGCGTCATCATCTTCGGCGCCTCGAGCGTGCTCGCCGCACTCGCCGGCAGCGGCGAGCTCCTCATCGCCTCGCGCGTCGTGCAGGGCGTCGGCGGCGCCATGATCCTGCCCACCACCCTCTCCCTCGTGAACGCCAACTTCACCGGCCGCGAGCGCGGCATCGCGTTCGCCATCTGGGGCTCCACCATCGGCGGCATGGCTGCCGTCGGTCCGCTCCTCGGCGGCTGGCTGACGACCGCGTTCTCGTGGCGCTGGGCGTTCGGCATCAACGTGCCGCTCGGCATCATCATCATCATCGGCGCGCTCCTGTGGGTGCGCGAGTCGAAGGCACCGCAGCCGGGTCGGCTCGACCTCGTCGGAGCCGCGCTCTCGGTCGTGCTGTTCACGAGCTTCGTCTTCGGCCTCATCGAAGGCCGCACGTTCGGCTGGTGGGAGTCGGAGAAGGTCCCGGACTTCTGGACACTCGGCATCTCGCCCATCCCGTTCGTGTTCGCCCTCTCCCTCGTCGCGCTCGTCGCCTTCATCGCCTGGGGTCTGCACCGCCAGAAGCAGGGCAAGTCGACGATGATCGCCTTCTCGCTCTTCCGGCTCACCTCGTTCCGCAACGGCAACATCACCGCGCTCCTCGTCTCGCTCGGCGAATTCGGCATCATCCTGTCGCTGCCGCTGTGGCTGCAGAACGCACTCGGCTACGACGCGCTGCACGTGGGCTTCCTGTTGCTGACGCTCGCGGGCGGCTCGTTCCTCGCCTCCGGCGCCGCCGGCAGCATGGTCGGCAAGGTCGCGCCCGTCTGGACGGTGCGCATGGGTCTGCTGTCCGAGATCATCGGACTCGGGATCCTCGCCGCGTTCATCTCGCTCGACGCGCAGTGGTGGCAGCTGGGCATCGGCCTCGCGGTCTACGGCTTCGGCGTGGGCCTCGCGACCGCCCAGCTCACCGGCGTGATCCTCGCGGATGTGCCGATCGAGCAGAGCGGTCAGGCGTCGGGCACGCAGTCGACGTCGCGCCAGGTGGGCTCGGCCCTCGGCATCGCGATCCTCGGAACGGTGCTCTTCGGTTCGCTCGGCGCGAGCCTCGACGCGAAGCTGCCGGATTCGCTTCCGGCCGAGACCCGCACCGAGATCGTCGACGTCGTCGTCGACAGTGCGGGCGCAGCCATCCCGGGTCTCGAGCAGCAGTCGCCGATCGTCGCCCAGATCGCCCGCGAGGCGTTCACGGATGCGGCCCGCTGGAACGCGATCACCGCCATGGGGTTCCTCGTGGTCGGTCTGCTCGCGACACTCTCACTCGGTGCGTCGGCGACCCGCCGCGACGGCGCCGCCACGACGCCGCCCGAGACCGAGCCCGCCGCGTCATCGTCATCGAGCAGGTAG